A portion of the Enterobacter sp. SA187 genome contains these proteins:
- the pepP gene encoding Xaa-Pro aminopeptidase has translation MTQLEFLRRRQALLAQMAPASAALIFAAPEVTRSADSEYPYRQSSDFWYFTGFNEPQAVLVLIKSDDTHNHSVLFNRLRDKTAEIWFGRRLGQEAAPEKLGVDRALAFSEINEQLYQLLNGLDVVYHAQGEYAWADEIVFAALDKLRKSARQNLTAPATMTDWRPMVHEMRLFKSAEEIEVMRRAGEITALAHTRAMQVCRPGMFEYQLEGEILHEFSRHGARFPSYNTIVGSGENACILHYTENESEMRDGDLVLIDAGCEYQGYAGDITRTFPVNGKFTPAQRAIYDIVLESLETALQRFRPGVSIQDVTADVVRIMITGLVKLGILKGEIDQLIADNAHRPFFMHGLSHWLGLDVHDVGVYGADRSRVLEPGMVITVEPGLYIAPDADVPEEYRGIGVRIEDDILITEDGNENLTASVVKKADDIEALMAAAKRA, from the coding sequence ATGACACAGCTTGAATTTCTTCGTCGCCGTCAGGCCTTACTGGCGCAGATGGCGCCTGCCAGCGCGGCTCTAATCTTCGCCGCGCCGGAAGTGACCCGCAGCGCCGACAGTGAATATCCCTACCGGCAGAGCAGCGACTTCTGGTATTTCACCGGCTTTAACGAGCCGCAGGCCGTGCTGGTGCTGATTAAAAGCGATGACACCCATAACCACAGCGTGCTGTTTAACCGCCTGCGCGATAAAACCGCCGAGATCTGGTTTGGCCGCCGTCTCGGGCAGGAAGCCGCCCCGGAAAAACTGGGCGTCGATCGCGCGCTGGCGTTCAGCGAAATCAACGAGCAACTCTATCAGTTACTGAACGGCCTCGACGTGGTCTATCACGCGCAGGGCGAATACGCCTGGGCCGATGAGATCGTCTTTGCCGCGCTGGATAAACTGCGTAAAAGCGCGCGCCAGAACCTCACCGCGCCAGCCACCATGACCGACTGGCGTCCGATGGTGCACGAAATGCGCCTGTTCAAATCCGCCGAAGAGATCGAGGTGATGCGTCGCGCCGGAGAGATCACCGCCCTGGCGCACACCCGCGCCATGCAGGTCTGCCGTCCGGGGATGTTCGAATACCAGCTGGAAGGCGAAATTCTGCACGAATTTTCCCGCCACGGCGCGCGCTTCCCGTCCTACAACACCATCGTCGGCAGCGGTGAAAACGCCTGCATCCTGCACTACACCGAAAACGAAAGTGAAATGCGCGACGGCGATCTGGTGCTGATTGACGCTGGATGCGAATACCAGGGCTACGCGGGCGACATTACCCGTACCTTCCCGGTAAACGGCAAATTCACCCCCGCCCAGCGCGCCATCTATGACATCGTGCTGGAATCTTTAGAGACGGCCCTGCAACGCTTCCGGCCGGGCGTCTCCATTCAGGACGTGACTGCCGACGTGGTGCGCATCATGATCACCGGCCTGGTGAAGCTCGGCATCCTGAAAGGCGAAATCGACCAGCTGATTGCCGACAACGCGCACCGTCCGTTCTTTATGCATGGCCTGAGCCACTGGCTGGGGCTGGATGTGCATGACGTCGGCGTTTACGGCGCGGATCGCTCCCGCGTGCTGGAGCCGGGCATGGTGATCACCGTCGAGCCGGGTCTGTACATCGCCCCGGACGCCGACGTGCCGGAAGAATACCGCGGCATTGGCGTGCGTATTGAAGACGATATTCTGATCACTGAAGACGGCAACGAAAACCTCACCGCCAGCGTGGTTAAAAAAGCCGATGACATCGAGGCGCTGATGGCGGCAGCGAAACGCGCATGA
- a CDS encoding YecA/YgfB family protein: MSIQNEMPGYNELNQLLNQQGVGLTAAEMHGLIGGMLCGGNKDASWQPLLHDLTNEGLAFGHELAEALRKLHAATSDALEDDGFQFQLFLPDGDDTTVFERADAMAGWVNHFLLGLGVTQPKLDKVTGETGEAIDDLRNIAQLGYEEDEDQEELEMSLEEIVEYVRIAALLCHDTFTRPQPTAPEMRKPTLH, translated from the coding sequence ATGTCAATACAGAACGAAATGCCTGGTTACAATGAACTTAACCAGTTACTCAATCAACAGGGCGTTGGCTTAACCGCGGCGGAAATGCACGGTCTGATCGGCGGGATGCTCTGCGGCGGCAACAAAGACGCCTCCTGGCAGCCGCTGTTGCACGACCTGACAAACGAAGGCCTGGCCTTTGGGCATGAGCTGGCGGAAGCCTTGCGCAAGCTGCATGCCGCCACCAGCGACGCGCTGGAAGACGATGGTTTCCAGTTCCAGCTGTTTCTGCCGGATGGCGACGACACCACGGTTTTCGAACGTGCCGACGCCATGGCGGGCTGGGTCAACCACTTCCTGCTTGGTCTGGGCGTCACTCAGCCGAAGCTGGATAAAGTGACCGGCGAAACCGGCGAGGCGATTGACGATCTGCGCAACATCGCGCAGCTGGGCTACGAAGAAGACGAAGATCAGGAAGAGCTGGAGATGTCGCTGGAAGAGATCGTCGAGTATGTGCGCATCGCCGCGCTGCTGTGCCACGATACGTTCACCCGACCACAGCCAACCGCACCGGAAATGCGTAAGCCCACGCTACACTAA
- the zapA gene encoding cell division protein ZapA, with translation MSAEPVDIQIFGRSLRVNCPPEQRDALNQAAEDLNQRLQDLKVRTRVTNTEQLVFIAALNISYELAQEKAKTRDYAANMEQRIRMLQQTIEQALLDQGRITERPGPKFE, from the coding sequence ATGTCTGCAGAACCCGTCGATATCCAAATTTTTGGCCGTTCACTGCGAGTGAATTGCCCACCTGAACAAAGGGATGCTTTGAATCAGGCTGCGGAAGATCTGAATCAGCGGTTGCAAGATCTGAAAGTACGCACTAGAGTCACAAATACTGAGCAGCTGGTTTTCATCGCCGCGTTGAACATCAGCTACGAACTTGCTCAGGAAAAGGCAAAAACCCGCGACTACGCCGCCAACATGGAGCAGCGTATTCGGATGTTACAGCAGACCATCGAACAGGCATTGCTTGATCAGGGTCGCATAACAGAAAGACCGGGGCCGAAGTTTGAATAA
- a CDS encoding 5-formyltetrahydrofolate cyclo-ligase — translation MTQTTLPVSPRQTIRQQIRLRRRALTTDQQLRFAEQAASRMMAFPPVVMARTVALFLSFDGELDTRPLIEQLWRSGKQVYLPVLHPFSPGNLLFLHYHPQSDLVMNRLKIYEPRLDVRDVLPLSKLDVLITPLVAFDAQGQRLGMGGGFYDRTLQNWQQYALTPVGYAHDCQFVEKLPVEEWDVPLPAVVTPSKVWMW, via the coding sequence ATGACGCAAACAACACTCCCGGTTTCACCCCGTCAGACCATTCGCCAGCAAATTCGTCTGCGCCGTCGCGCATTGACCACCGATCAACAATTACGCTTTGCCGAACAGGCCGCCTCCCGCATGATGGCGTTTCCGCCCGTGGTGATGGCCCGCACCGTCGCGCTGTTTTTGTCCTTTGATGGCGAGCTGGATACCCGTCCGCTTATCGAACAGCTGTGGCGCAGCGGCAAACAGGTCTATCTGCCCGTACTGCACCCTTTCAGCCCCGGCAATCTGCTGTTTTTGCATTACCATCCGCAAAGCGATCTGGTGATGAACCGGTTGAAAATTTATGAGCCGAGGCTGGATGTGCGCGACGTGCTGCCGCTCAGCAAGCTGGATGTGCTGATCACGCCGCTGGTGGCCTTTGACGCGCAGGGGCAGCGGCTGGGCATGGGAGGTGGCTTTTACGACCGCACGCTGCAAAACTGGCAACAGTACGCGCTGACGCCGGTGGGTTACGCCCATGATTGTCAGTTTGTGGAGAAACTGCCGGTGGAAGAGTGGGATGTGCCGCTGCCGGCGGTGGTGACGCCGTCGAAAGTCTGGATGTGGTAA